One Streptosporangium sp. NBC_01495 DNA window includes the following coding sequences:
- the recN gene encoding DNA repair protein RecN produces MRPRVEEVRIQGLGVIDEAVLVLAPGFTVVTGETGAGKTMVVTGLGLLFGGRADPARVRPGSGKTTIEGTLIVDPAGRVAQQVQDVGGVVEDGELIISRTVSVEGRSRAWLGGRTVPVGTLTYLAEDLVAVHGQMDQQRLLQPGRQRAALDRYAGEELVKPLRAYEQAYKRHRKTAEQLAELTTRARERAQEADQLRFGLGEVEKADPKPGEEIELREEEERLSHADSLRGAAETAHRALLGDPLSGEQAMPDAIALVGEARAAVEAVRDFDPSLAGIADRLAEAGYLISDVATELAAYAESVDADPGRLAVVQERRAVLIHVIRRYGQDTAEVLAWAARAAARVAELDGDDDRIGELTREHEELTERLTELAAELTRVRTAAAERFGQAVTEELTALAMPHARVVVTIAVAPEFGPQGVDEVELRMAPHPASPLLPLNKGASGGELSRVMLAIEVVFAGADPVPTFVFDEVDAGVGGKAAVEIGRRLARLARTSQVIVVTHLPQVAAFADQHLVVEKADDGSVVRSGVIALDKDGRARELSRMLAGLEDSELGRAHAEELLSIAAADKA; encoded by the coding sequence GTGCGACCTAGAGTCGAGGAGGTCCGCATCCAGGGGCTCGGCGTGATCGATGAGGCCGTCCTGGTGCTAGCGCCGGGATTCACCGTGGTCACGGGCGAGACGGGCGCCGGTAAGACCATGGTGGTGACCGGTCTGGGGCTGCTGTTCGGCGGCCGTGCCGACCCCGCCCGTGTCCGCCCCGGCTCCGGCAAGACCACCATCGAGGGCACGCTGATCGTCGACCCGGCGGGGCGGGTCGCCCAGCAGGTGCAGGACGTGGGTGGCGTGGTCGAGGACGGCGAGCTGATCATCTCGCGGACGGTCTCCGTCGAGGGGCGCAGCCGCGCCTGGCTGGGCGGGCGGACCGTCCCGGTGGGCACGCTCACCTATCTGGCAGAGGACCTGGTGGCCGTGCACGGCCAGATGGACCAGCAGCGGTTGCTGCAGCCGGGCCGCCAGCGGGCCGCTCTCGACCGTTACGCCGGTGAGGAGCTGGTCAAGCCGCTGCGCGCCTACGAGCAGGCCTACAAGCGGCACAGGAAGACCGCGGAGCAGCTGGCCGAGCTGACCACCAGGGCCAGGGAGCGCGCCCAGGAGGCCGACCAGCTCAGGTTCGGGCTCGGAGAGGTCGAGAAGGCCGATCCCAAGCCCGGCGAGGAGATCGAGCTGCGCGAGGAGGAGGAGAGGCTCTCCCACGCCGACTCCCTCAGGGGCGCCGCGGAGACGGCGCACCGGGCGCTGCTCGGCGACCCGCTCTCGGGCGAGCAGGCCATGCCGGACGCCATCGCGCTGGTCGGCGAGGCCCGCGCGGCCGTGGAGGCGGTGCGCGACTTCGACCCCTCGCTCGCCGGGATCGCCGACCGGCTCGCGGAGGCGGGCTATCTGATCTCCGACGTCGCCACCGAGCTGGCCGCGTACGCGGAGTCGGTCGACGCCGACCCGGGCCGGCTCGCGGTCGTGCAGGAGCGGCGGGCCGTGCTCATCCACGTCATCCGCAGATACGGCCAGGACACCGCGGAGGTGCTCGCCTGGGCCGCGCGGGCCGCCGCCCGGGTGGCGGAGCTCGACGGTGACGACGACCGCATCGGCGAGCTCACCCGCGAGCACGAGGAGCTCACCGAGCGCCTCACCGAGCTGGCCGCCGAGCTGACCCGGGTCAGGACGGCGGCCGCGGAGCGGTTCGGGCAGGCCGTGACCGAGGAGCTCACCGCGCTGGCCATGCCGCACGCCAGGGTGGTGGTCACCATCGCAGTCGCCCCCGAGTTCGGCCCGCAGGGCGTCGACGAGGTCGAGCTGCGGATGGCGCCGCACCCGGCCTCCCCGCTCCTGCCGCTGAACAAGGGCGCCTCCGGCGGTGAGCTGAGCCGGGTGATGCTCGCCATCGAGGTGGTGTTCGCCGGTGCCGACCCGGTCCCGACGTTCGTCTTCGACGAGGTCGACGCGGGGGTGGGCGGCAAGGCCGCGGTGGAGATCGGCCGCAGGCTGGCGCGGCTGGCCCGCACCTCCCAGGTGATCGTCGTCACCCACCTCCCGCAGGTCGCGGCCTTCGCCGACCAGCACCTCGTGGTGGAGAAGGCCGACGACGGGAGCGTGGTGCGCAGCGGCGTGATCGCCCTCGACAAGGACGGCAGGGCGCGGGAGCTCTCCCGCATGCTCGCCGGGCTCGAGGACTCCGAGCTGGGCCGCGCGCACGCGGAGGAGCTCCTGTCGATCGCCGCCGCCGACAAGGCATGA
- a CDS encoding copper transporter: MIDFRYHLVSIVAIFLALSVGIVLGTTLLEDPVIKASESLANQLREGNNELRDQVEVLQRREAANDAFVVGDTSRLVQDALVGKSIVIVEAPGSTASVREAAQQVIEEAGGNVTGRITLTERFIDPAQAGFVDKLAVGAKAAETVFSVEDTAYDKAAEVLAGAILTSDSSQVGKEHPAGAGILDAFQRGGLLTVTDEPARRADAALVIAPAEAYVGETAGEQAGALVTLALGLDDAGQGTVLAGTQTSAAPGGVITALREDAAFMEKVSSVDTADMPSGRVVVVYALREQLTGLAGQYGIGPGVSGIEPSATPTPTATTTAATATSGG, from the coding sequence GTGATCGATTTCCGCTATCACCTCGTCTCCATTGTCGCGATCTTCCTCGCGCTGTCGGTCGGCATCGTGCTCGGCACCACCCTCCTCGAAGACCCCGTCATCAAGGCGAGCGAGTCGCTGGCCAACCAGCTCCGCGAGGGCAACAACGAGCTCCGCGACCAGGTGGAGGTCCTGCAGAGGCGCGAGGCCGCCAACGACGCCTTCGTGGTCGGCGACACCTCCCGGCTGGTCCAGGACGCGCTCGTCGGCAAGAGCATCGTGATCGTCGAGGCCCCGGGCAGCACGGCGAGCGTGCGCGAGGCGGCGCAGCAGGTGATCGAGGAGGCCGGGGGGAACGTGACCGGCCGGATCACCCTCACCGAGCGATTCATCGATCCCGCCCAGGCGGGCTTCGTCGACAAGCTGGCCGTCGGGGCCAAGGCCGCCGAGACCGTCTTCTCCGTCGAGGACACGGCGTACGACAAGGCGGCCGAGGTGCTCGCCGGCGCGATCCTGACCAGTGACTCCAGCCAGGTGGGCAAGGAGCACCCGGCCGGGGCCGGCATCCTCGACGCCTTCCAGCGCGGAGGCCTGCTCACCGTCACCGACGAGCCCGCCAGGCGCGCGGACGCGGCCCTGGTGATCGCCCCGGCGGAGGCGTACGTCGGGGAGACCGCGGGCGAGCAGGCGGGCGCGCTCGTGACGCTGGCGCTCGGCCTCGACGACGCGGGCCAGGGCACCGTGCTGGCCGGTACGCAGACCTCCGCCGCGCCCGGCGGGGTGATCACCGCGCTCCGCGAGGACGCGGCCTTCATGGAGAAGGTTTCCAGCGTCGACACCGCCGATATGCCCTCGGGACGGGTCGTGGTGGTCTACGCTCTCCGAGAGCAACTCACCGGGCTGGCCGGCCAGTACGGCATCGGCCCCGGTGTCTCCGGCATCGAGCCCAGCGCGACGCCGACCCCCACGGCCACCACCACGGCCGCCACGGCCACCTCCGGAGGATGA
- the steA gene encoding putative cytokinetic ring protein SteA, translating into MKVPIDGLQDRLTRYLRRRKVTDLPGVTAVARIDRRTKRLTKRLRAGEIAIIDHVDVDRVSAEALVACGAAGVVDVASGISGRYPNLGPQIIVDAGVPFIDNATPELFERIKDGDLVRLHEGVIYLDDETVGKGDVQTAESIEAAMSEARAGLTVQIEAFAANTMEYVRRERDLLIDGIGVPDVRTVMEGRHVLIVVRGYHYKEDIAALRPYIREYRPIMIGVDGGADALLEAGYLPDIIVGDFDSVSTKALTIGAELVVHAYRDGRAPGLERVQQLGRTAVLFPAIGTSEDIAMLLADDKGADLIVAVGTHATLVEFLDKGRSGMASTFLTRLRVGSKLVDAKGVSRLYRSRISTPSLLLLVATTLITMGVAIVVSPVGKIWLDSVRDVWSGFIFWLVGLFS; encoded by the coding sequence ATGAAGGTGCCGATTGACGGGCTTCAAGACAGGCTCACAAGGTACCTCCGCCGCAGGAAGGTCACGGACCTTCCCGGGGTGACGGCAGTGGCGAGAATCGATCGGCGGACCAAGAGGCTGACCAAGCGCCTCAGGGCCGGGGAAATCGCGATTATCGATCACGTTGACGTTGACCGGGTGAGCGCGGAGGCTCTTGTCGCGTGCGGCGCGGCAGGTGTTGTCGACGTCGCCTCCGGCATCAGCGGCCGCTATCCCAACCTGGGCCCGCAGATCATCGTCGACGCCGGGGTGCCGTTCATCGACAACGCCACCCCCGAGCTGTTCGAGCGGATCAAGGACGGCGACCTGGTCAGGCTGCACGAGGGCGTCATCTACCTCGACGACGAGACGGTCGGCAAGGGCGACGTGCAGACGGCCGAGTCCATCGAGGCCGCGATGAGCGAAGCGCGGGCCGGGCTGACCGTGCAGATCGAGGCGTTCGCGGCCAACACCATGGAGTACGTCCGCCGCGAGCGCGACCTCCTCATCGACGGGATCGGCGTTCCCGACGTCCGGACCGTCATGGAGGGCAGGCACGTCCTCATCGTGGTGCGCGGTTACCACTACAAGGAGGACATCGCGGCCCTCCGCCCCTACATCCGCGAATACCGTCCGATCATGATCGGGGTGGACGGCGGGGCCGACGCGCTGCTGGAGGCCGGCTACCTGCCCGACATCATCGTCGGAGACTTCGACTCGGTCTCCACCAAGGCGCTCACCATCGGCGCCGAGCTGGTCGTGCACGCCTACCGCGACGGCAGGGCGCCGGGGCTGGAGCGGGTCCAGCAGCTGGGCCGCACCGCGGTGCTCTTCCCGGCGATCGGCACCAGCGAGGACATCGCCATGCTGCTCGCCGACGACAAGGGGGCCGATCTCATCGTCGCCGTCGGCACCCACGCGACCCTGGTGGAGTTTCTCGACAAGGGCCGCTCCGGCATGGCCAGCACCTTCCTCACCCGCCTGCGGGTGGGCAGCAAACTCGTCGACGCGAAAGGCGTCAGCCGGCTCTACCGCAGCCGGATCTCCACACCGTCCCTGCTCCTGCTCGTCGCGACCACGCTGATCACCATGGGAGTGGCGATCGTCGTCTCCCCGGTGGGCAAGATCTGGCTGGACAGCGTCCGCGACGTCTGGAGCGGCTTCATCTTCTGGCTGGTCGGACTCTTCTCGTGA